One stretch of Longimicrobium sp. DNA includes these proteins:
- a CDS encoding GntR family transcriptional regulator has protein sequence MPIRMFHIDPSDPTPIEAQLVRTIRSAVGAGLLSAGEPLPTVRQLAVDLRVGANAVERAYEELERQQVLATRAGVGTVVRASADEIRREELLDELSALEDTLLREAAELGFSLDDVIIHLDSRRGRQE, from the coding sequence GTGCCGATCCGCATGTTCCACATCGACCCGTCGGACCCGACTCCCATCGAGGCGCAGCTCGTCCGCACCATCCGCTCGGCGGTGGGGGCGGGGCTGCTGTCCGCGGGCGAGCCGCTGCCCACCGTGCGCCAGCTCGCCGTGGACCTGCGCGTGGGCGCCAACGCGGTGGAGCGCGCCTACGAGGAGCTGGAGCGGCAGCAGGTGCTCGCAACCCGCGCGGGGGTCGGCACCGTAGTACGCGCGTCGGCCGACGAGATCCGCCGCGAGGAATTGCTCGACGAGCTGAGCGCGCTGGAGGACACCCTCCTGCGCGAGGCCGCGGAGCTGGGGTTCTCGCTGGACGACGTGATCATCCACCTCGACAGCCGCCGCGGGCGGCAGGAGTAG